In one Ictalurus furcatus strain D&B chromosome 10, Billie_1.0, whole genome shotgun sequence genomic region, the following are encoded:
- the fstl3 gene encoding follistatin-related protein 3 isoform X1, producing MNLFSAIHCVVLISLCGTLSKHRANAGICWLQQGQEQRCDMVLIRGVSREECCAGGRLDTAWSNTSLPINEVSLLGFLGIVSCKPCKETCEGVKCGSGKVCRMKGGRPQCICSPDCSNISRKHAVCGSDGTTYKDECALLMSRCRGHPDLEIMYQGECKKSCSNVVCPGTHTCVTDQTNSAHCVMCRTAQCPMPMLSGQTICGNNNITYPSACHLRRATCFFGRSIGVRHYGHCRSKEGSEENLLF from the exons CGGGCATATGCTGGCTGCAGCAGGGCCAAGAACAGCGCTGTGACATGGTGCTGATTCGAGGTGTGAGCAGGGAGGAGTGCTGCGCCGGAGGCCGTTTGGACACGGCCTGGTCCAACACCAGCCTGCCCATCAACGAGGTCAGTCTACTGGGCTTCCTGGGCATCGTGTCCTGCAAACCCTGCAAAG AGACATGTGAAGGGGTCAAGTGTGGCTCGGGGAAGGTGTGTAGGATGAAGGGCGGCCGTCCTCAGTGCATCTGCTCGCCAGACTGTTCCAACATCTCCAGAAAGCATGCTGTCTGTGGGAGCGATGGCACCACATATAAAGACGAGTGTGCCCTCCTGATGTCCCGCTGTAGAGGCCACCCTGACCTCGAGATCATGTACCAAGGAGAGTGTAAAA AGTCATGCTCCAATGTAGTGTGCCCGGGCACCCACACCTGTGTGACAGACCAGACCAACAGTGCGCACTGTGTGATGTGCCGCACGGCTCAGTGCCCGATGCCGATGCTCAGTGGTCAAACCATCTGCGGCAACAATAACATCACCTACCCAAGTGCCTGCCATTTGCGCCGTGCCACCTGCTTCTTCGGACGTTCCATAGGAGTGCGCCATTACGGCCACTGCAGGA GTAAAGAAGGTAGTGAGGAGAATTTGCTCTTTTAG